ACCTACAGATTTCCCTGCTGAATAAGGGAAGAGAAGAGCCCTAATGGAGCAGGTCAGCCTGGAacaaaaatggcaaaaatatCCAAAGCAACTGAGTTACTTGAAGCCAGTTATGAATTCTTTTTTGTACTTCATTCAGCTATTTAGGGACGGATTCAAAAAGGATATTTTCAGAGGCACACATGGTAGAATCTCACTGACAATCAACAGAACAAATTCTAAAGTCCTTCCTGAAAATGGAGTCAGAGTTTCTTCCTTATGAAGCACCTTTAAATTTTTTCCCAATCCAACATAGGAAGCCTGAGCTTTCCCTCTGTTTCTAAAGCATTTTTATATGTTTGGGGCCTATTAAACTAATAAACATTTCTGTGTTTAAGTGTTTAAACTTTCATTAGCTTAGATCTGAAATGTAATGCAGTCATTATTAACAATTCAGTAGAATTTGATGtagtatattttatttcatgctgTGACTAAGAGCACTgaattttttcaatattttatccaagacaaataatattttaagaaaaacctCCACTCCCCTCTATTCCTTTTTACTTTGTTCATGAGATTTTTCTGATTGAAAACTCCAACTTTCCCACTACTGTTAAACCTAGACCATCCCACAGAAGGCCAGATGCAGAAAATCACTCGTGCAGAAGTGAGGAATTAACTCTTTCATTACAAAAAAGGTAATTATCTGAGTGTGAAAAGCCAAATCTTCATTACTGATCAACCCttaaaggggaggaaaaccGTGGTCATTTAAGAGTTAAACTTTTGCTACAAATATGTACATATGAAAAATCGTCTCATGGTattggaggagggaaggagctgggatggtCTGGCACAGCACTGTTCTTACTGTATCAAATCAGAACAGCAATaaattgctgctttttctgGGAATTCATAGCAGGACTTTCTCGACTTTAGAAGTGTCTTGAGCTcgttggaaaatattttgagaagaaaTGGCTCGGTTCAGTCTCAGCAAGGGCTCTTTAATCCGTGGGTGTTGTTGAGTCTGTGGCTCTGGCCATGAACATCCCTGTTTTGGGTTTTTACATCGTGTAAGCGACCCAGTAGATGACATTGACTGCTGCAAAGGCTGCTGGGAACACGGCTCGGGCGTAAATGTCGATGGTGTCGGCGTCGATGGGCTTGAACAGGGACTTCAGGCCAGTCTTTTTGTCCAGtttcagccctggctgctgcttgGTCTCTCCAGTTTCTATTTCTATTGTGCCATAGGAGCCGGGCAGGCTCCTGGGAATTCGGTGCTGCCTGTTGGAAATGGCCAGTTCCTGGTTCACACCAGCTatggaaagggaaaacagaacaaTGGCATTCTTCACGTTGATCTGCAAGGGAAAGAGGAGAATAATGGAGTTTCTGCCTCtcctgaagggtttttttttctgtaaaattcgAAGGCATAGGTAAGAAATCAGCATCATCACAGGAATTTCACAGAGCATGCAGTGAGAGGCCTCAGGAGCTGGGATTCCCTGAGGAATACggggggcagtgccaggccACGCTGCAGGGGCACTGCTGTGCCAAAGTCACTCCCATACACACTCACTGACCTCTGCACTCTGCCTCCTCGCCTTGATCTtgttcttctgctttttcatgtAGTCGGCGTTGAAGTGGGCGAAGGCGTATTCCACCAGCGCGGCGAACACGAACACGTAGCAGATCCAGAAATAAACGTCCAGGGCCTTGATGGCAGAGGCTCGAGGGAGGGAGGAGCGGGCACTGACCATCAGCGTGGTCATGGTGAGGACAGTGGTTattcctgcagggagcaggagaggaaatggATTTACTGATGTATTATACATGGAGACTTTTACTAATCTGAAGCGGAGGATATTTTCACAGTACAAATACTGTGGCTCCTGATTTTCAAAGCAGAGAAGCTTGTAAAAAAACTGCATTTGTATAAGGCAGCTTTGAACAAAATATCCTTGGTTTTATTCTAGATCAggacaaaccaaacccaaagacTTAACCCTCAAACGCTTTTGAATCTGGACTGGCAACCCTTACTCAGACAAGCAGATCCACAAGCACCGGGAATATTTTTTTGCCACTGTCCCAGTTCCTTCAAATGAATTCTTTCATAGATCTGCCTCACAGTCATTACTGCTTTTAACCCTCTTTAGGGGGTTATTTGCTGTTCTTTCCTGAGGCAGCTGCTCTGATAACatgacagaaattaaaacaggAGGGAAGCCTTCTAAAGGACCATCTCTTCTGCAAAAGTAAACAGAGTGGTCATAAATGCACCTTCATGTAAAATAAGGATTATCAGAGAGCAGAATTCCAACCTGAGCATTGCCTTCCCTTCCAGTCCCCCGAGGCCCCTGCCTTACCTAAGGACACCCTGGCAGGCACAGCTGACTGGCTGATCCAGAAGGACACCCACGACATGGCCAccaggaggatggaggggaCGTAGGACTGGATGATGTAAACTCCTCGATTCCGCCGCAGGTGGAAGTGGAGACTGAGCCTGGGAAACTGCCCTGCTGGAAAAAAGAGCAGGCAGAGAAGGCTCTGGCTGCGTGAATTACAGTCAAACTGATACTCAAAATGACATTTCTACAATGAAACAGAGCTGTGACAGCTTTTGGACAGGGATCACAGAACGCTTTCCTGAACAGTGTTCGATCAGTCCCCATAAACCCTGCACGAGGTGCTGCAGCTTCATCAGCTAAGAATAGGTCAAATGATCTGTCTCAGGTCATATCAATGCcagatctgaaaataaaatcatgagTCTTCTCAAATAACAGTATTGCTTCAAAATGTGTACTGTCTTATCATCTGCTGTAGAAAGTCCTCCAGATACtaaatttagattttttaaaaggccAAGTTAATTTCAAACTCAAAAAAGAGCTTAGAGGAGATGTGCAGCATAAATGAGAATCTGAATACATGAAAGAGGATGAAaaatcagcaggaaagaaatgaCTCCAATCTTGTACAAACATTGCAATAAGCCCAGTGATAGACATACACACCACTGACTTCTGCTGGGTAGAATTAGACTGATCTGACTGTACGTCATAAGCTTCATAACATCAGGGCTAATGGAAATTTTTCTTGATCTGAAGTCGCAAATTAGGTCAAGAAAATATGAGCTATACCTCAAGTGTTCTTTATCAAGTGCTGTCTGGCTACTCCACACAGTGTTTTGTCAGGCAGAGAGAGCTGAAGGACATAACATGCTACAGTAGCTACCTGGAGGCTCAGCAAAGAATGGCACTTTTCATGAGTGTAAGCTGAAGAAAACTCTTATCAGACACCTGACAGGTTCTTAAATTAGTTACCTAAGAAGAGGGATTTTCTGTTACAGATACAGGAGGTTTCCCTGTGCTGGAAAAAGTCAGATACTGTCCCTGAGCTGAGGAGAGATTCTGTTACCAGATTTGAAGTTCATAATTTCTGTTGTGAACTGGTAGTTGGTGATGGTGAACTGGGCGAGCTGCAGCTTGTCCAGCCCGTGGATCTCCTCCTGGTTCTCTGACCAGTGGTACACGATGTCCTCCGAGGAGTAGCCATCTGCCAAAAGAAAGCTGAATAAACAACAAGTTTGAGGCAGAAATTAAGAGCTTAGAGGACTCACAGCGGAAGGTCTCTAACTCCTGCTATGCTGAATTCCATCAGACCCATTGCTGGGATTCAACCTGGATTATTCtgcctgggagagctgcaggacaCCAGGGACATGACAGAGGGGGGATGTGTGTGAGGGGATTTTTGTGAGATGCAATCAATCTTTGCTAGTTTTGCTGTTAGTGGACAACTTGCTCCTAGAGCATTCATTTGTCTAAAGAGGCTGTTTGGTTCACTGAAATCAAACCCCTCCAATTCAATTCAAACAttcaaccccccaaaaaactccCTGCAGAACTTGCTGGGAGAGAGAATGGGttgctggggcactgcctgctgcctctgcacttGGTGATTACAGAAGTAAAACTGTAGATTGCTATTTTTGACAGGACAAAGTGGTATTGTGGCTAATTGCCTAGAAAACAAAGTTGGTGctaaaaaagagaaactggCATTAACAGGCCAGGGGATCTGTTCAAAAACTGCTGCTCCCAAATCTCTGGAGCCCTCAGGACCTGTAGACTCCTTGATCTAAAAACCAGATTCATTGCCACCAACTGGGTGGCCCCTGCTTGTGTCTGTGGTGGTTTTCATTTCAGAAGTATTCATGCTCGTGGGATTTACATGCTGATCACAGATAAACTACAGGTTGGACAAAACATAAACTCATTCTTCACCCTCCTCTGTGAGTACAAAGGAATTAAGGCAATCCATGCAGTATTCTGATGGATTTCTGGGTCACGGATACAGGAATGCCAAGGCAAGCTCAGCATCTCTGTAAAGGTTAATCACCATGGCTTTCATTAAAAGCAgggaattctttctttttccttcttcttatAAAGAAAACATAGCACATCAAATTTTGCCTGTGGGCTTCTCTGCTTGTTCTCCCTGGATTTGATGCAAAGCTCAGTAATGCCAGTGACTGTCACAACTGCACGAGGTTTCACATCAAGCTCAGAGTTCCAGACATTTGTAACAGGACTGTTCATTGTTCATCATCACTACATTAAATCCTAGAGTTTAGGACTGGGGCATTGAAAAGTCCTTTGTGTaatgcccagcacagggaatgaAGGGATTCCTGTTTGTTCTCAATCTCAAGGCAGCCCTTACATTTCATTGCCCCAAGCAGAACCATCCCAGCTCGCTCCAGTGTCCCAGTCCCACCTGCCCAGGCTTTACAGCAAACACAGGTGTACTCAGCCCTTACAGCTCTCCAAATCCAGCATGCACTCCTGCTCGTCCATGGGGTACTTGGACAGGTCCATGTCGCAGGCCACTGTTGAGGTAATCCTGTTCCAGGCAACGGGAACACCAGTTAGTTGCATTCAGACAGAGCTTTTTCCTCTGAACTCAAAACACTGAATGGAAAACTTTGAAACCTTCATAGCAATGAAGGGAATTCTTTTCAAAGCCCTTATGGCCGTTGCCTTTACTGAGTCTGTGGGAAACCCAAGGAAAGGGAACTGAAGAAAAGTCAAATGACTTTAATGTCAGAGGACACTTCAGCTACTTCTCACGATGAAAAGGAATTCTCTGATTCCATCTACCACCTTTCACTGTCCCCAAGATTTCTACTAATACCTTGATGGGAATTTTGGGCTTACGATTTCAAGGGTGCACATTCATTTTGTAGAACATTACACAATTAACTTCCAGTACAGGTACTGAGTTCCAGCCCCAGCACTCTTCCAAGGTGAGGAAATGACACTTTCTCTGTTTGAGAGATGGGGAAGTTGAGCCTAAATCAGGCTCATAGTTCCCTTGGAAAACAGTGAAATAGAAGAGAGAATAGGAAAATAGAGAGTGGAGAACAGAATCTTTGCCAAACAGCTCTGAGACACTTGGAGGACATTCTGAACGTGGTCAGTGACTCTGCACTGCACAGTGTTGCCAAAGAGACCTTCCTGGCACTGTCATCCTTGGAAAGCAAAGGGGTCTCTGACAGGAGATTTTCTTCCATATTAAATTAACAACTATTTTATGAAACCATCCTAGGAAATCAGTGGTTACTTCACAGTCTGTTCCAGAAGTTAGCACACAATAGAGAACACTTGCTCTCCTTCTCACTCACCTGATGCTGTATAAAATGACTCCATCTGGCTGGAGCCTGATAAGTTTGTTTTCCACAGTCACATCATGGAACCAGGCAGACTTGGCATTGACTATGAAAGTATCTGGCAACCAGAGCTTGTCCACAAACCTGCTGTCTAAGCCCAGAGTCTCGTTGGTGTGGTTGTAAGACAGACGGTCGTCTCGCCAGCTCTGGTGCAAAAACACTGTCATGGTGTATTCCTGGGACAGGAGAAAGCCCAAGTAAGAAGTGATGCTGAACAAACACAATGGTAATGTCTTGGGACTTGGCCAAAAATCATTGTATTAGCCTGGAAATACATGATCTGCTTCCAGTGcaaataagtatttttataCTCAGTCAACCAGAGAGATGCCCAAGCATTTGAATTTCTGCTATGCTTCCACAACAGATAAACTCAAATTATCAAAAAGTGGTTCAACATCAGTGTTACATGTAACATATTGCAAGTCTCAAAAAAGAACAGTACAACTTTTGGTTTTGAACGTTTTTTAGAGCAAAACTGAAGACTCTGATACCGTACCATGTTCACCTCTGAGATGTGGTCAATGCTGGCTACTTCGATGGCCAGAGCAACGTTAACGGGGGGacctggggaaaagggttgaATGGGGTCATTGACATCATCATAGGACctacaaaaatataaatgacCCAAGATTTCAATTCTTTCAGAGAGTTCACAAAAGTGTTTTCCATTATAAAGTACACTCTCCAAGCAAAACCTACCCTAAAGCAAGAGATTTAAATCTTTTACTGATTTCTACCTCAATTTCCAATCTCACTTCAGTGATAAAGGGCACAAGATACAATCACAGCTACTGAAAATTATGGAATCCTTTCTGGAAATCACACTACCAAGTTTAAGACAGCATGACTTCAAGCAGTGCAGGAATCATCACCATTTAATGCAATACAAAATTCCTTCAACTTAAAtgtcagtgatttaagaactGTATCAGAAGCCTCTGTTGCTGTTGTACAGTCTGTCTCCTGTCAAAACCATCCAAATTGTTGATGGttattttttcccagtatccaaGTAGAAAATAATCATAACCTTTTAATCATGTAAAGGATGAAGTTCACACGAGCATCAGAGGGTAGAGGGATTGTAAGAACAGAAGAGACATTATTGTCCAAGCCTCACCTCCAATGCCAGGCCTGAAATTCCGTGCGTAGCCTTTCATTAAATCATCCAGgttgggcagccaggagatttCGATGTTGGAACCAATGTAGTCTCCGATGTCACTCATAGCTCTGGGGAGAGGAAAGAAGTGTCCTTTGAAACTTACCCATGtttacaaacagaaaaccaacagaaaatggaagagtGACTTCTCTCACACCAGAGACCACATATGGTATAATCAGCTATGCTGGAAATTTACTGAGAAAATACTGTATATaggcaggaaaacaaatttggATATTTCTGTTTAAATCAAAACATACTCAGGCAAGACTATGGCCTCTTTCTGAATTACAAGTACATACTTTTggaagttttctccttttttaaaaaaagtgggaaaaataaattcagaaactTAGAGAAAACGTGAGGGAAACCAAGACACTTTGTGTGCTGCCTAAAATGCATCTGTGGCTGCTGGaatgcagctgtgccagctcccaGTGAACCGTGGAACAGCTGAGCTCAGGGAGGCTGGGGGACTGTCAAACGGGAGGGGAACACAGCAGGAACTGCACATCTGGAACGAGGGGAACAGGCAGCAGGCTTCGGCTGCGAGGGGCTGTGTTGCTGTGGGGTTTGTGCTCGTGCAGGGGGAGACACCACAAAcacaccctgccctggcactcACAGAACTTTGGCTGTTCATGTGACAATGACCCACATAAAGCACATGGGTTTTCTCCCCAAAATatgccagcctgggcactcggcTCAGCACGAGCAGGTACTGCCAGCACGGGAGCAGAGTCTCCTGCAGGGCCCAACTCCTCCTCCCACAGGGGACTGAGAGAAAAATCTTCGATCGCCCTGGTCAGAAAATTCTCGTCTGGTGTACGGAGTCAATTATATAAGGAAGGAGTTCTGGGATTACAATGTACAAATGTGAGTTCTGGGCAGCAGAGACACTGAAAGCTTGCATTAGTGGAGCTGTCAAAGCTGTTGTGACCTtacagcacagggacactgctccAAGGGAAACTTCATTACTTCCCAGCAAAATGTTACAATAAATTGCGTTCATAATGTTTCCTTGCCATGAGCACAGTGCTGTATGTTCATCTCAAATGACCATCCCAGGCACTTCTCAGGTTCCTCTAGCTCTTCTGAGGAAGGATCAGAGCCACGTTTTCAGCTGCATAAATTGGAATAACATAATTGATTTAGACAAGGGCTTTGAAGATTTATAACAAATGTTGACAGAAGTTCCTTCCTTCTTTATTGGGTCTCATCAACTATATCAACACTTCTTTCTATCAGACTGCTCTTCTCTATGTGCTGGTCTTTCAGTCATCCAACTGTAAGTATTTACTTAAATGAAATTATAGTTTCTTAATCCATGgcaaatttgtttaaaaatgtgcttAATTGTAACTTGTAAGTCTCAGCCGTAGGTATGGAATGGTGTTCCTAACCAGCAAAACCTCTGAGCTCCTTTCCCAGGTAAAGAATGGTGCCTTCTGTCTTTTCCTGATGAGAGCAAATAACTCCAATACGCTTGAATTAATACATCTGCCTCAGATCTCTTTGCCTTTTCAACAGAAGATGGTGCTTTGCAACTCCTGTTGCTAAAACTGCCGCCAGTTCTGGGAAGTGTTTTGCAAACAGAGCTGGAGTCAGAAGGTGAGTGCCCCGGAGTGATCTCCCCCGTGTGCCTGCTCATCTGTTTTGACAAAGCACTTGGTGTGCAGCAGCTCCCCTGTCAGGGCTCCATTTTAGTGGCATTAAGGAGCTAAAAGGGAGTTAAAATGCTGAGAGCCGGGTTAGAAACCGTGGGCTGCAGCCTGCCATGTGTTTTAAGCAGATTACAATCTAGAGGGAGTTTTACTTAAATATCCATGacacaattaaaataaatcttgtttCTATTATTAATGAAGCCTTAGGGTCAGATCATCAGTGTAACAAATGTGCTGAAGTTAGTGGAGCTATGTGCACTTAATACCAGGGGGGCTATTAAAGTATTACAGCTGAAATAACTTTATGGCCACATTTACCACGTTGTGATAACTCCTTCCAGCCATTCCTCTGGATTCCTGGACACCACACCCAGGGCTTTAAAGTTACAGGGGGGACGGTGGGAGAGTTTCATTCATCCTTGATAAGCAGCCAGGATTATATATGGCCTAAAATATGATTCACTATTGTACCTGAGAAAGGAAGGGCAGCACAGAAAAGATGCATTGGGAGGGATTAAGTTTTCATAGAGTAAGCaggagagatgaaaagaaaggaaactccCCTTAGTTGATTCAGCAAATTCCCTTCCCCACGTAAAGCTGCTGTAAAGCTTGTTTTAGTAAGAAAAGGACTTTGTGAAATTAAGGTAGTGATTTGCCAAATCCAAAGGGTAAAAGAGCTCCTCAAAAGCTTATCTGCAGTTTGCACCGGGCCAGCGTGGGGAGCTCTGGCTGAATGGCAGCAGTCATGTGGACTCCTGTCACTCTGGAAGTCATTCCCAAAGCCAAAGCTGAAGGAGATGGGTTTTCTCCCACCCTCTGGCTGTGTACACATGTCATTCCAAGCAGATATTTTGGAGAATTTATTTGCGTCTGCTCATACCTGGAATTTAAGCACTGGGAGAACTTCGACCGAGCTCGTTGTTAGCAGCAGAAAATAGATTATTGCTGTTTAAATGATGAAAGTAACAGTGAGTTCTCTTGTCCATTAGATAAAGGGGAAAGGAAATCCCATAGATAAACTGGGAAAACCTATGGAGTTCTCCTTTCCCTAACAAAGCTGCTCTTGACACCGTTTAGGGAAAGCAACTCTAAGCAATGAATGTCAAATGacagagcaaagaaatgcaTCTCCTTCAGAGCTAAGTGCTATCAGTTCTAGAATAAGAAGTCCACATATCCCAAAATCCTCTCTGTCTGAGCTGACATCttcccccagctgctgcagcaccattGCATCCCAGTAGTGTGGATGGATCTGGAGGAGAAGCCTCAATGCACTTGGGCAGCACGTCTTGAAGGGGCTTGTCAGACAAGTGAGGCACCGGCCTgtctctgctccctgccagagCACTGCTTGAAAAGGGGTGCTGGAAGTGTGTCACTGTCACCAGGAAATATCTGagccccaaatcaccccaagCAAGAGGCAATCTGTGGGTTCCATGAGGGCACTCCAGCAGCTGAGCCAGGCATGACACTGGCAGTATTATTTTTGCACAGCAGTGCCAAAATCTCTGGGAGCAGTGCAGaaagctcagcagcatcttTAAGTCAGCGGCCAATGAGGCACAGATTTGGGGTCACACTTGCAGGGAGGGTGCTCTGACCTTCTGacaaacacacagagcagaggcaTGTGGGAAATCACTCTTTGCatcttctgtttctcctttgAATCTGCTAACCTGATTCTTTTGGGGACTGTGACATTGTTGTTCTAGGAATCATTTATCCTGGTAGATGGAAAAAGCAGTTTGACTGAAGGACTGGGGTGGAgaacatttcattttctatgAGGTAAATATTTGGGGGCAAATGTCCCAGGTGTCATTGCCACTGAAGAAAACTTTTTCTTGGGAAAAAGACAAGGAATATCCTGCAAGGTCAGAGAACAGTCTGGCCCCTGTCAAACTCCAGGATTATCCAGAGCAGTATGTGTATCCTTCCCATCTGCCATTCCTGACTTTAAGTGAAGCTCACTGTAAAtatgttttgtattttgaaatgtaattgAAAAGGCATTAGGCTTAATTCGTGGCAACCTCTAGAACATCAAAGCCTCTCTGTGAGTTTTAAGCTACAGAAAATGGACCATTCTTTGCATATATTGACATGTTAAAGCTGCTCTGCTTCCACAAATAGAAGTAAAAGGCTTAGGGAGACACACAGCAGAAGGACAATTAACTCAAATGTATAGAAATGTCACTTAACATAGAAGAGTCTGAAATATAAAAGATACACCTATTTTTAATAGAGAATTAAAATCTATTTCAGTAAAGAATCACAAAGTATGGACATGGACCCCCAAACTGCCATCCACGGTGCTCCTTCCCCAGGCAAACCAAGAAATAATTCCCCAAGTGTCTCTCTGCAGATGATCTCGTGCCCTGTGGCACATTTCTTCTTGCAGCATCCACAGCATATCAAGCCCTGATAAAATAATGGAAGCCACAGTCTTTGCCTCAAAGACCTGTCAATCATATAAATTGCAAATTTCTTGCCACTAATCACTGTCTCGAGAAGACAAAAAATTACTACTTTTTTAACCTGAAAAAATGTGCTGACTTAGATTGAATTTGGCTCCTTCCCTTCAGTCAGACAGCACACATGACAGAGGAACTGCTTCAAACACAGCTAAAGCACCCTGGAAGGATATTCCCAACTGCTGTGAGAGAACAGCATTtccctgtgtgtgtcccccctttccctc
Above is a window of Pseudopipra pipra isolate bDixPip1 chromosome 22, bDixPip1.hap1, whole genome shotgun sequence DNA encoding:
- the GABRD gene encoding gamma-aminobutyric acid receptor subunit delta isoform X2, with the protein product MNIISRKCLLRTVSFCGLVLKLSFEIEQHQEAEEAEEERRKERIWRRKRSLTCRCSRTRVPRSPRSSAGAGSSRGTGGGRRTVPARDGAAPGQCLSVEKPPRSPRAARQKLVAPGVPLPVVPRARDSAAMSDIGDYIGSNIEISWLPNLDDLMKGYARNFRPGIGGPPVNVALAIEVASIDHISEVNMEYTMTVFLHQSWRDDRLSYNHTNETLGLDSRFVDKLWLPDTFIVNAKSAWFHDVTVENKLIRLQPDGVILYSIRITSTVACDMDLSKYPMDEQECMLDLESYGYSSEDIVYHWSENQEEIHGLDKLQLAQFTITNYQFTTEIMNFKSGQFPRLSLHFHLRRNRGVYIIQSYVPSILLVAMSWVSFWISQSAVPARVSLGITTVLTMTTLMVSARSSLPRASAIKALDVYFWICYVFVFAALVEYAFAHFNADYMKKQKNKIKARRQSAEINVKNAIVLFSLSIAGVNQELAISNRQHRIPRSLPGSYGTIEIETGETKQQPGLKLDKKTGLKSLFKPIDADTIDIYARAVFPAAFAAVNVIYWVAYTM
- the GABRD gene encoding gamma-aminobutyric acid receptor subunit delta isoform X1 produces the protein MNIISRKCLLRTVSFCGLVLKLSFEIEQHQEAEEAEEERRKERIWRRKRSLTCRCSRTRVPRSPRSSAGAGSSRGTGGGRRTVPARDGAAPGQCLSVEKPPRSPRAARQKLVAPGVPLPVVPRARDSAAMSDIGDYIGSNIEISWLPNLDDLMKGYARNFRPGIGGPPVNVALAIEVASIDHISEVNMEYTMTVFLHQSWRDDRLSYNHTNETLGLDSRFVDKLWLPDTFIVNAKSAWFHDVTVENKLIRLQPDGVILYSIRITSTVACDMDLSKYPMDEQECMLDLESYGYSSEDIVYHWSENQEEIHGLDKLQLAQFTITNYQFTTEIMNFKSAGQFPRLSLHFHLRRNRGVYIIQSYVPSILLVAMSWVSFWISQSAVPARVSLGITTVLTMTTLMVSARSSLPRASAIKALDVYFWICYVFVFAALVEYAFAHFNADYMKKQKNKIKARRQSAEINVKNAIVLFSLSIAGVNQELAISNRQHRIPRSLPGSYGTIEIETGETKQQPGLKLDKKTGLKSLFKPIDADTIDIYARAVFPAAFAAVNVIYWVAYTM
- the GABRD gene encoding gamma-aminobutyric acid receptor subunit delta isoform X3 encodes the protein MEFLTWVFPALVLLCTQQHRCIRAMSDIGDYIGSNIEISWLPNLDDLMKGYARNFRPGIGGPPVNVALAIEVASIDHISEVNMEYTMTVFLHQSWRDDRLSYNHTNETLGLDSRFVDKLWLPDTFIVNAKSAWFHDVTVENKLIRLQPDGVILYSIRITSTVACDMDLSKYPMDEQECMLDLESYGYSSEDIVYHWSENQEEIHGLDKLQLAQFTITNYQFTTEIMNFKSAGQFPRLSLHFHLRRNRGVYIIQSYVPSILLVAMSWVSFWISQSAVPARVSLGITTVLTMTTLMVSARSSLPRASAIKALDVYFWICYVFVFAALVEYAFAHFNADYMKKQKNKIKARRQSAEINVKNAIVLFSLSIAGVNQELAISNRQHRIPRSLPGSYGTIEIETGETKQQPGLKLDKKTGLKSLFKPIDADTIDIYARAVFPAAFAAVNVIYWVAYTM
- the GABRD gene encoding gamma-aminobutyric acid receptor subunit delta isoform X4, which encodes MEFLTWVFPALVLLCTQQHRCIRAMSDIGDYIGSNIEISWLPNLDDLMKGYARNFRPGIGGPPVNVALAIEVASIDHISEVNMEYTMTVFLHQSWRDDRLSYNHTNETLGLDSRFVDKLWLPDTFIVNAKSAWFHDVTVENKLIRLQPDGVILYSIRITSTVACDMDLSKYPMDEQECMLDLESYGYSSEDIVYHWSENQEEIHGLDKLQLAQFTITNYQFTTEIMNFKSGQFPRLSLHFHLRRNRGVYIIQSYVPSILLVAMSWVSFWISQSAVPARVSLGITTVLTMTTLMVSARSSLPRASAIKALDVYFWICYVFVFAALVEYAFAHFNADYMKKQKNKIKARRQSAEINVKNAIVLFSLSIAGVNQELAISNRQHRIPRSLPGSYGTIEIETGETKQQPGLKLDKKTGLKSLFKPIDADTIDIYARAVFPAAFAAVNVIYWVAYTM